ACGCTTATCAGGCATGGCGAAACGGCATCCGCGTCGACGTGCTCCAGAAGGAGTTCGGACATGACAGCGTGGAGACGACGCATCGCTATGCGTGCATCCCGCACGAACAACTCGACCTCATTTTCAGGCGTGTAGATTTTGGCAACAAAAGGGCCGTGGCGGAAATGGCGAAAGCGCGAAAAAAATGCGTTGACAGCCATATTTTATGAAGTTTTGTGGATAAGTCGATTTCCGAAACAGGCGCAACTTCGTCGCGCTTCGTCGGCGTCTGCTTCGAGCGGCGCTTTGCGAACGTCACATAAGTATAGATAAATGACGTTCGAGGTGATTTCGAGCGTCTTGAGCGACCGAGCTCAAACGCAGTCAAGGCAAGGTGTAAGGTGGTGAGCGCGGGTCCTTCCGGCGGAAATTTGCCCGCGGGTCGGAAGAGGCTCGAAATTCGGACGTGCGGAAGCGAAAAATCGGCCATTTCCGCTAAAAATGATAACTGGAAGTGAATATTTTGGCGACGAAACCAGAGTTTACACCGAAAAGAAACGCGGATTGCGGCGTACTGTCCGCCGACGCCGGCCGACCGGCGCTCAAAGGTTCGCGATCGGGAGGTTGGGCTGCCAACGCCGGCTGGCCGGCGCTCACGAGTCCGCGACTGGGCGACCTGTTCGGCATGACCGACCGGCGCGTCAGGCAGCTGGCGCAGCAGGGGATCCTGCCGCGCGACGAGAAGGGGCGGTATCCGATGCGCGACTGCGTTCTCGCCTATATCGCCTATCTGAAAAGCAATCCCGACGAGTCGGCCAGCGTCAAAGAACTGGAGTACCGCAAGCTCAAGGCCGAGACCGAGGAGCGCCAGGCGAAGGCCGACAAGGCGCAGCTCGATCTCGACGAACGCCGCGGCGAGCTGATCAGCCGCGCGGACATGTACCGCGAATGGATCGGCCGCTGCGTGGAACTGCGCGCCGCGATGCTCGGTCTGCCCAACGAGCTGGGATTCCGTTTTACCGCCGACGATACGCGCGCGCTGGTGGAGGAGGTGAGCGAGGAATTTGTCAGAACGACCCTTGAAACGTGGAGCCGCGAAGGCCCCTTCACGCCCCGCGCGCCGTCCGCGGCTCTGGACGCCGCGCGAACTGAGGGCGCTGGTTCCGCCGAAGAAGATTGACGTCTCGGAATGGGCCGACCGGAACAGAGTCCTCGACGCCGCTTCCTCGCCCATGCCGGGACCGTGGAAGACTGCCCGCACGCCGTACCTGCGCGAAATCCTCGACAACTTCCGCGACCGCCGCCTGAAGAAGATGGTGCTGTGTTTCGGCACGCAGCTGGGCAAGTCGGAATGCATCCTCAACCTGATCGGCTACGTCATCGACCAGGATCCCGGCGCGACGCTGCTCGTCTATCCCACCGACCAGCTGGCCAAAAGCATCAGCAAGAACCGCATCGCCCCGATGCTGATCAACTCGCCGGCGCTGCTGGAAAAGTGGAATATCGACGACAGCGAGATCCTCGAACTGCAGCTGCAGGGCATGTATCTCGCTCTCGTCGGCGCGAACAGCCCCTCCAAGCTCGCCAGCCGTCCCATCCGTTATTTGTTCTACGACGAGATCGACAAGTTCCCCGACCGCTCCGGCGGCGACGCCAACCCCATCGATCTCGCCGCCGAGCGCACCAAGAACTTCGCCAACAGCCGCCAGGTCATGGCCAGCTCGCCTACCGTCGTCTCCGGCGCCATCTGGCAGAACTTCCTGGCCGCGCGGGTGAAGAAGCGCTACTTCGTCCCCTGCCCGCACTGCGGCGAGATGATCACCCTGGAACTGTCCGGCGTCAAGTGGCCGGAAGAGCTGAACGAACTGCCGCCGCGCGAGCGCGAAGCCCGCGTCGCCGGCGAAGCGTGGTACGAGTGCCCCGCGTGCCGTTGCCGCATCGACGACATGATGAAGTACGCCATGCTGCGGGGCGGCGAATGGCGTCCCGTGACGCGGCGGGAAGACGGCG
The sequence above is drawn from the Pyramidobacter piscolens W5455 genome and encodes:
- a CDS encoding terminase gpA endonuclease subunit, with amino-acid sequence MSERPLKRGAAKAPSRPARRPRLWTPRELRALVPPKKIDVSEWADRNRVLDAASSPMPGPWKTARTPYLREILDNFRDRRLKKMVLCFGTQLGKSECILNLIGYVIDQDPGATLLVYPTDQLAKSISKNRIAPMLINSPALLEKWNIDDSEILELQLQGMYLALVGANSPSKLASRPIRYLFYDEIDKFPDRSGGDANPIDLAAERTKNFANSRQVMASSPTVVSGAIWQNFLAARVKKRYFVPCPHCGEMITLELSGVKWPEELNELPPREREARVAGEAWYECPACRCRIDDMMKYAMLRGGEWRPVTRREDGEWVEDFAAPQRPESVGYNIGSIYSPWLTFGQIAQKFLHAKNDVLSFMNFQNGWLALPWTPKAATMRSDAVMALQQPYEQNVVPRDAQLLTCGVDVQQDCMYYVVRAWGPRLTSWLVDYDRVETWTDVDRVLDRPYKVDDGDEMLVNLCFVDSGYKTAEVYEYCALRPEVAYPSKGSSAPLARAPLVESAIEKPEFGGMKLFVVDGAYYKNFIHGRIQRPAGSPGSWNVFEGVSREYADMICAEHKVLERGGNGKMREVWQLVAEHVPNHYLDCEVYATAAAERMGVRHLSEEN